The genomic stretch TACCCTCCTTCAGTCAGGGAAATCGGTGAAGCCGTCGGGTTGGCGTCCAGCTCCACTGTCCACGGCCACCTCGCACGATTAGAAAGCAAAGGATTGATTCGCCGCGATCCTACAAAGCCGAGGGCCATAGAAGTACTAAATATGGAGGAAGATCAGATTCCAAGGCAAAATGTTGTAAATGTCCCATTGGTGGGTAAAGTTACAGCCGGACAGCCTATCACTGCCATTGAAAATGTGGAGGAATTTTTTCCGCTTCCTGAAAGGCTTGCACCTGCAGATGAACCGCTTTTCATGCTTGAAATTATGGGTGACAGCATGATTGATGCCGGGATATTGAATGGCGATTTTGTCATCGTGCGACAGCAGCAGACTGCAAGGAATGGAGATATCGTGGTTGCTATGACAGATGAAGATGAGGCTACAGTCAAGCGATTTTTCAAGGAAAAGGACTACGTAAGGCTTCAGCCGGAAAACGCATCCATGGAACCTATCATTCTACGAAACGTCACCATTTTAGGCCAGGTTATCGGGGTTTATCGGTATATTCATTAATATTAAAAAAAGATGAGAACCAATATTGGTTTCATCTTTTTTTAATACATGAGACTTGGTTCTACTTATTTCAACAGACCAAGCCTGTCTAAAATGATGGCCAGCTGAGCCCTTGTTAAAGGCTCATCAGGACCCCAATGACCAT from Falsibacillus albus encodes the following:
- the lexA gene encoding transcriptional repressor LexA; the encoded protein is MTKLSKRQHDILEFIKDEVRVKGYPPSVREIGEAVGLASSSTVHGHLARLESKGLIRRDPTKPRAIEVLNMEEDQIPRQNVVNVPLVGKVTAGQPITAIENVEEFFPLPERLAPADEPLFMLEIMGDSMIDAGILNGDFVIVRQQQTARNGDIVVAMTDEDEATVKRFFKEKDYVRLQPENASMEPIILRNVTILGQVIGVYRYIH